DNA from Pelagibacterium nitratireducens:
CGGCCATGAAGCCGGAGATGACGTAAACCAGGACCAGAACCTTATCGACATTGACGCCCGAGACGCGCGCCGCCTGCGGATTGCCGCCGATGGCGTAGATGTGGCGGCCGGTGCTGGTTTTTTCGAGAAAGAACCACAGCCCCACCGCGCAGACCGCGACGACGATCAGGCTGGCCGGAATGCCGGCCGGCGGGGCAAGAAAGCCCAGATCGTAATAGGCCTGGCCCAGATAGCGGACTTCATCCTGGAGCCCGGAAATCGGAGCACCGTTGGTCACCAGATAGGCGATGCCGCGCACCGCGTTGAGCGTTCCCAAGGTCATGATGAAGGGGTGGGGGAGCCTGAGCCAAGTCAGCCCCACCCCGTTGACCACCCCCACGGCGATGCCGACCAGCGGGCCGACCATAAGGACGAGCGGCCAGGGCAGGCCCATGCGGCTGGCGAGCGCGAGGGTGACCATGGAAAGTGCCATTGTCGAGCCGACCGAAAGATCGATGCCGGCGGTGACGATCACCACGAACATGCCCAAGGCAACCAGCGCCAGTGTGGCGTTCTGTTTCAGGATATTGGTGAGGTTCTGGGGCGTCAAAAACACTTCAGGGCGCGAGAGGGCGATGACCACCATCATCACGACCACGACGAGGACGATGCCGTAGGATTCGAGAAATTTCGAGAGTTTGGGATTGTAAAACATTGCGCCCGCCCTGCCCTAGTGCAGCCTGTCGTGGGCTAGGGATTCGGTGTGTCCCTTGGTGCCCATGATCCAGCCGATGACCTCGTTGCGGGACGTGTCGCCGAGTTCGCTTTCGGCGAAGTTGGTGCCCTGATAGAGCGCCATGACCCGGTCGCAGCAATAGAAGATATCGTCCATGCGGTGGGAGATGACGATCACGGCAACCCCTCGGTCTTTCAGCCTTTTGATGAGGTCGAGCACCTTGCCGACTTCCTTGATGGCAAGGGCGGCGGTGGGTTCGTCCATGATGACGAGTTGGGCGTCGAACGCCGTGGCGCGCGCGATGGCGACCGCCTGGCGCTGCCCGCCCGAGAGATCCTCGGTGTTCTGGGACACCGATTTGACGTGGATGTGGAGATTGTCGAGATGGGACTGGGCCATCTCGCGGGCTTTCTTGTGGTCGATGATGGTCAGAGGCCCGAGCCTTCTGCCCGGCTCGCGGCCCATATAGATGTTTTCATAGATGGGCATGTTCCCGGCCAGCGCGAAGTCCTGATAGACCATCTCGATGCCCTTGCCCCGGGCGTCCTTGGGGCTGGAAAAATGGACCGGGCGGCCATCGAAAATCAGCTCGCCTTTCGAGGGCTGATAGAGCCCGGAGAGGATTTTCATCAGCGTGGATTTACCCGCGCCATTGTCACCCACGACCCCCAACACCTCGCCGTGACCGACGTGGAAATTGACGTCGTCCAGCGCGGTGATGGCGCCGAAATACTTGGCGATGCCGCGCGCTTCGAGAAGTGCCGTGCCGGTTTCGGCCATCTTCCTCTCCCTCCTCCTGCTCCCCACAAATAGAACACTTGGTGCACTATTTATATTTGTGGAATGTTTATTCCATTTCGTGCAGAATGCGTCAAGGCCCAATCGAACCGGACCGAGGAAAATTCGGGGCCAAAGAGCGGGAAAAATCAGGTTTTCAGCGCCGTTTTGCGGCGAAAAGGCGCCCGGGCAAATCCCGGGGACAATGGCCGGACGAGTATAGATGCAACGGGCCGGCTGGGGATAAGATCAGGAGAATCCGAGCATGGGGCGCAGCAAGGCGATGGACAGCGCAGAGCAGATCGATGTGCCGCGCGATTTCGCGGCTTTGCGCGAGCGCGTTCTGGCGCGCTGGGAAGAGTTGCCGCGCCGGCTGACCCAGGTGGCCGAATATGCGCTCAACAACCCCGACGAGATTGCCTTTGGCACCGCCGCATCGATTGCGGCCAAGGCCCATGTGCAGCCCTCGACGCTTGTGCGGTTTTCCCAGGCGCTGGGATATCAGGGCTTTTCGGGACTGCAGGAGGTGTTTCGTTCGCGGCTGCGTGACCAGGTGCTCGGTTATGACGAGCGCATGGCGCAATTGCGCGAGCACGGGGAAGGCTCGCCGCGCCCATCCATGATCCTTGAGGGGTTCGCCGAAGCCTCGCTGCGCTCGATCTCG
Protein-coding regions in this window:
- a CDS encoding ATP-binding cassette domain-containing protein produces the protein MAETGTALLEARGIAKYFGAITALDDVNFHVGHGEVLGVVGDNGAGKSTLMKILSGLYQPSKGELIFDGRPVHFSSPKDARGKGIEMVYQDFALAGNMPIYENIYMGREPGRRLGPLTIIDHKKAREMAQSHLDNLHIHVKSVSQNTEDLSGGQRQAVAIARATAFDAQLVIMDEPTAALAIKEVGKVLDLIKRLKDRGVAVIVISHRMDDIFYCCDRVMALYQGTNFAESELGDTSRNEVIGWIMGTKGHTESLAHDRLH
- a CDS encoding ABC transporter permease, whose protein sequence is MFYNPKLSKFLESYGIVLVVVVMMVVIALSRPEVFLTPQNLTNILKQNATLALVALGMFVVIVTAGIDLSVGSTMALSMVTLALASRMGLPWPLVLMVGPLVGIAVGVVNGVGLTWLRLPHPFIMTLGTLNAVRGIAYLVTNGAPISGLQDEVRYLGQAYYDLGFLAPPAGIPASLIVVAVCAVGLWFFLEKTSTGRHIYAIGGNPQAARVSGVNVDKVLVLVYVISGFMAGLGGLLLAGRTDSGFPNAGLMLELDAIAAVIIGGASFFGGRGTVLGVLAGVLIMGLLRNGLNINNVSSFWQMVLIGVVIIFAVWIDVVRRRASVRQ